The Polyangiaceae bacterium genomic interval CAGGCGCACCGCCGAGCGCGCCACGTTGCCCGCTACGATGGCCGCGGCGCCCCAGCCCAGGACGGCGAGGCTCACGCTCACCGCGGTGTGCGCCAGATCTCCCCCGGTGCGCAGCGCGCTCACGGTACCGAAGCGCAGATCCCGCACCAGGATCCGCTCCGGCACGAAGGAGACGCGATCCATCCCTGCCGCCAGCAGCAGCCCGGGCAGATAGCGCGCCATGGTGGGCGCATCGAAGGCCGGGCCCAGCCGCCCGCCGGCCAGATACAGGAGCGCGAGCGCCAGAGCGCCCAGCGACACGTGATAGGTCGTGGCGTGGAACGCCGCGCCGCGCCCGGCGTCCGGACGCGACACGATGAACTGACCGAGCCCCACGGTGGAGAGCTGGTTCGCCGTGAGCACCAGCACCGCGGCCACGGCCACCTCACCGTAGTCTGCGGGCGCAATGAAGTGCGTGAGCACCAACGTGCCCACGAGGCCGATGGCACGCGAGCCCATGCCCGCCGTGATCGTCCACAGTGCGCCCCGGACGGTTTGCTTGACGAGGCTCACCGCTCCCCCGGGTCAGGGCACGAGCACCGTGTCCCCGCTGAGCACCACGAGGTTCTGCTCTGGATGCGCCCCGGAAAGGATCGCTTCCAGATCGATGGGTATGCGCGTGGGCTCACGTCCGACGATGGGTCGGATCAGCACCAAGTCGGTCGGCGAGGCGAAGCGATTGGGCCCTCCCGCCAGCGCCACGGCCTCGCTGACCGTCACGTAGGAACGCTCCGTGAACATTCCGGGGCGCTCCACGTTGCCGGACACAGTGAATCGATAGCTGTTCACCTCCACCACCGCGACGGTCACGATGGCGTCCTTCACGTAGGCGGAGAGCCGTCGCGTGAGCTCTTCGCGCACCTCGTCGGCGGTCCTTCCCGCGGCCGCAACGTCACCGATCAGCGGCACGGTGAGGGTTCCGTCCGGGCGCACGGGAGCCTCGGTGGACAGGCTCGGATCCTTCCACACCGTCACCCGCACGCTGTCCGCCACGCCGATGCGATAAGGCCGAAGCCTCGGATCCGCCTTGGCGAACTGCGCATAGTCCACGATCGGCCGCTCGGCGGCACAGGCCGAAAGAGCGACCACGGTGGCCAACAAAAAGCCCGTCGTCCAGTTCATGGAATCGAGCTCCGAAGACCACGGTAAGTCGACACTGTCATGTTCGCCATCCCCGGCATCGTGCTCCTGCTGACCGCCATCTACGCGCGGCCTCAAGAGCTCGTGCCGTCCCTGCAGACGTTGCCACTTTTGCACGTGCTGCTCGGCCTCGCGGTCTTCGGCTACGTGATCGATCTCAGGCTCGGGAACACGAAGCCCAGCTCCACCCCGCTCTTGCCCTGGGTGCTCGCGTTCGTGGGCTGGGGTCTGCTGTCCGGCATCACGAAGGCATCGTCGCTTCCGATTCAAGCGCGAGAGCTCGCAATTTGCGCGGCGCTCTATCTGCTCATGGCGCACGCCGTGCAGAGTTTTCGCGCGCTCCAGGTGGTGGCGGGCACGGTGCTCGCGATGGTGATCTTCGTCTCCACCGTTGCCGTGGAGCAGAAGCTTGAACCCACCGGCTGCGTGCAAATCGACGAGAGCGTGGTGGGTGACACCACCTCGGGCAGCTTCGATGGGCGCCCCTGCACCGTGAGCCACGACTGTTACCTGGGCGAAGCCGAGCCCGGGGCAGAGTACATGTGCGAGCACATCGGTTGGCTGGGCACGACATCGGTCGGCCGTGGACGCATCCGTTTCCGCGGCATCCTGCAAGATCCCAACGAGCTGGCGCTGGCGGGCGCCATCGGGCTGCCCCTCGCCTTCGCGCTATCACGCCTCCGCCGCCGCTCATTCTCGCGCAAGGCGGTCTTGCTGCTCACCTTCGCGTTGGTGGTCCTGGCCGCGGTCTGGTCCCGCTCGCGGGGCGGTCAGATCGTGTTCTTGGCGGTCTTGGCCGTGCCCTTCGCCTGGCGTTTCGGCCTGCGCGGTGTGGCGCTCAGCGCGCTCTTCGCCGCGCCGCTCTTGCTGCTGGGCGGCCGCAGCGGCAGCGAGGCGGACTCTTCCATGCTGGAGCGCGTGGACTGCTGGGCCGAAGCGCTGTCCATCTGGCGCTCATTTCCACTGCTCGGTGCCGGCCTCGGCCAGTTCGGTCGCTATCACTACTTGACCGCACACAACTCCTATCTGCTCACCCTCGCGGAGCTCGGCCCCGTCGGCATGTTCTTGTTCTCCAGCCTGGTGTGGATGGGCTTCAAGATCCCCATCTCCGCTTGGAGAAAGTCCGAAGATCCCGACAGCGCGCTGTCCCGAGAAGACGCCCGCGACGTCGTGCGGCCCTGGGCCATGGCGATCACCGCAACCTTTGCCGGACTGGGCGTGGGCATCTTCTTCCTCTCCTTCGCTTATCACTACGTGCTCTGGATCTACCTGGGCCTTTCGGGCGCACTGTTTTCCGCCATCCGACGCCACGCGCCCGACTTCGCCGTGCGCTACGGCATGCGCGACGCCCTGGGCGTGATTGCCGCCAACGGCGTGATCATCGCCGTGGTCTACGTGTACACGCGCCTGGTGCTCTCGTGACGTTTGAATGTCGGTCCGCCGCGGGCACGACACGCGACGCCGGCACGGCCAATGCAAGGACCCGAGCCATGCGGAGCGCCGTCACGTTGCTCGCGTTGACTCTCGCCGCGGTGCCCTCTTGCCGGCGCTGCGGCGTGGACCACGCGCAAACGGCACCAGAAGCCGTGACGCCCTTGCCCGCGGCGCGCGCCACCCCGGGCGGCCCCTATCGCTTGCTCCTCGACGGCGACACCCGCGCACGCCTCCGCGCCGCGGCCGAGGCGAAGACTC includes:
- a CDS encoding O-antigen ligase family protein, which translates into the protein MFAIPGIVLLLTAIYARPQELVPSLQTLPLLHVLLGLAVFGYVIDLRLGNTKPSSTPLLPWVLAFVGWGLLSGITKASSLPIQARELAICAALYLLMAHAVQSFRALQVVAGTVLAMVIFVSTVAVEQKLEPTGCVQIDESVVGDTTSGSFDGRPCTVSHDCYLGEAEPGAEYMCEHIGWLGTTSVGRGRIRFRGILQDPNELALAGAIGLPLAFALSRLRRRSFSRKAVLLLTFALVVLAAVWSRSRGGQIVFLAVLAVPFAWRFGLRGVALSALFAAPLLLLGGRSGSEADSSMLERVDCWAEALSIWRSFPLLGAGLGQFGRYHYLTAHNSYLLTLAELGPVGMFLFSSLVWMGFKIPISAWRKSEDPDSALSREDARDVVRPWAMAITATFAGLGVGIFFLSFAYHYVLWIYLGLSGALFSAIRRHAPDFAVRYGMRDALGVIAANGVIIAVVYVYTRLVLS
- a CDS encoding polysaccharide biosynthesis/export family protein → MNWTTGFLLATVVALSACAAERPIVDYAQFAKADPRLRPYRIGVADSVRVTVWKDPSLSTEAPVRPDGTLTVPLIGDVAAAGRTADEVREELTRRLSAYVKDAIVTVAVVEVNSYRFTVSGNVERPGMFTERSYVTVSEAVALAGGPNRFASPTDLVLIRPIVGREPTRIPIDLEAILSGAHPEQNLVVLSGDTVLVP